Below is a genomic region from Sutterella megalosphaeroides.
TCAAGCCGTCGAGCGCGCCCGTGCCATTCTCGAAGCGGGCGGCCTCGTGGCCCTTCCCACCGAAACGGTGTACGGCCTTGCGGCCGACGCCGACAACGAAGCGGCCGTGACGGCCACGTTCGAGGCCAAGGGACGCCCCAAGGATCATCCGCTCATCGTGCACGTGTGCGGTCCCGAGGCGATCGACGCCTGGGCCGAAGACGTGCCGGAGAGCGCCCGGGTGCTCGCGCGCGCCTACTGGCCGGGTCCGCTCACGCTCGTTCTGAAGAAAAAGCCCCGTTGCGGCCTTTTCGTCACGGGCGGTCAGGATACGGTCGCGCTGCGTTGTCCGTCGCACCCCTGGGCGCACGCCCTTCTGAAGGCCTTTGCGGGCCCGACGATGAAGGGGCTCACGGCCCCCTCGTGCAACACGTTCGGTCGGATCAGCCCGTCGTGCGCGGAGCACGTGCGCGAGGACCTCGGCGTCAAACCCGAGGGGAAGCTCGACATGATCCTCGACGGGGGACCGTGCGAATTCGGGATCGAGTCGACCATGGTGAATCTTTCCTCGGGCGAGCCGACGATTCTTCGTCACGGCGTCGTGACGCGCGCGATGCTCGAAGAAACGCTCGGCTGCCCCGTGCCCGACGCGGGCTCGAACGCGCCGCGCGCTTCCGGGCGTCTGAAGAGCCACTACGCGCCGCGCACGAAGCTCGAACTCGTCGCCCCAGAAGCCTTGGCGGAGCGTGTCGCCGCCTGGACGCAGGAAGGCCGCACCGCGGCCGTCATGGCCCGCGCGTCGACCCTTGAAGCGCTCGAGGCACTTGATGCGCCCGTGCGCCTCAAGCTCGTCTCCCCCGAGACGCACCTCGAGTACGGCGCCCGCCTCTACGAAGCGCTCCACGAGCTCGACCACGCAGGCGCCGACCGGATCTTCATCGAGATGCCGCCCGAAGCGCCCGAATGGACCGCCGTGCACGACCGACTCGGTCGGGCGGCCGCCTGAGGTACGCAGCATGACCGCGCCCGCCGCTCCGACCCTTCTTCCGGTGCTCGCGCTCGTCCTGGCGACTTTCTTTTGGGGAAGTTCCTTTCTGACGATCTCGACCGCCCTTGAAGAGACCAATCCGTTGACGCTCGTTCTGTGTCGATTCGGAACGGCCGCGTTCCTGCTTGCGCTCGCTCTCAGGGGACGCATCCGTGCGATCCCTGCGTCGACCTGGAAAGGGGGCGCGTGGTGCGGTCTTGCGATCTACTGCTGCTACACGGCCAACACGGCGGGCCTCATGACGATCGAAAGCTCGATGTCGGGCTTTCTCACGGCGCTTTACGTGCCGCTCACGCCCTTTCTCTACTGGATCGTCTACGGACGCACACCGAGCAAGGCGGCCTTTGCGGGCGCGGGGCTTGCGTTTGCGGGGCTCGTGCTCCTTGCGAACCCCTTCACCCTGAGTCTCTCCAATAACTGGGGCGAATGGGTGACGATCCTCTCCGCGCTCCTTTCGGCCGCGGAAATTCTCATCGTCGGGAAGTTCGCTCCGCAGGCAAAGCCCGCCGAACTCGCGTTCGCGCAGCTCGTCTTCGTCACCCTTTTTGCGGCGCTGGGGCTCGGCGTTGCCATGGCGGCGGGCGTTCCCCTCAAGGAAACCGTCTGGTCGCCCGTCGTCCTCGGCAGCATCGCGTGGCTTGCGGTGATCGTAGCCTTCGTGCAGGTGCTTCTCGCCTACGGGCAGCGCTATGTTCCGCCAGGACGCGCCTGCGTCATCTTCGCCATGGAGAGCGTCTTTGCGGCCGCGCTCGGCTGGCTCGTCGGCGAACGGCTCGGCGTCGGGGGCCTCGCGGGCGGCCTTTGCATCGTGGGCGGCATTCTCCTCTCCGAAC
It encodes:
- a CDS encoding L-threonylcarbamoyladenylate synthase — encoded protein: MTTPPVDLQAVERARAILEAGGLVALPTETVYGLAADADNEAAVTATFEAKGRPKDHPLIVHVCGPEAIDAWAEDVPESARVLARAYWPGPLTLVLKKKPRCGLFVTGGQDTVALRCPSHPWAHALLKAFAGPTMKGLTAPSCNTFGRISPSCAEHVREDLGVKPEGKLDMILDGGPCEFGIESTMVNLSSGEPTILRHGVVTRAMLEETLGCPVPDAGSNAPRASGRLKSHYAPRTKLELVAPEALAERVAAWTQEGRTAAVMARASTLEALEALDAPVRLKLVSPETHLEYGARLYEALHELDHAGADRIFIEMPPEAPEWTAVHDRLGRAAA
- a CDS encoding DMT family transporter translates to MTAPAAPTLLPVLALVLATFFWGSSFLTISTALEETNPLTLVLCRFGTAAFLLALALRGRIRAIPASTWKGGAWCGLAIYCCYTANTAGLMTIESSMSGFLTALYVPLTPFLYWIVYGRTPSKAAFAGAGLAFAGLVLLANPFTLSLSNNWGEWVTILSALLSAAEILIVGKFAPQAKPAELAFAQLVFVTLFAALGLGVAMAAGVPLKETVWSPVVLGSIAWLAVIVAFVQVLLAYGQRYVPPGRACVIFAMESVFAAALGWLVGERLGVGGLAGGLCIVGGILLSELPALFKRTRK